The Actinomycetes bacterium region CGCTGTTCTCCGGCGGAGCCTCGCTGGCGGACCGCGTCGAGGAGCACATGTCGGCGCCGCTGCCCGGGGTGGGTGCCGGCGAGCCGGTCGGCGCGGCGGTCGAGGCGCTGGAGAAGGCGGACGCGATCCTCGTGCTGGACGACGGCAAGCCGGCGGGCGTACTGACTCGCCAGGACCTGCTCGGCTACCTCTCCCCCTGACCCCCTGTCATGCGTTGTGCAAAGGCCTCTTTGCGAAGCGCATGACACGCCCTCGGTGACCGACCACCCGCGACAGAGGAGCCCCTGGATGCCCACCAAGAAGACCGCCGGTACGTCGAGCACGAAGTCGGCCGACTCCTTCACGGCCGAGGAGCGAGCGGCGATGAGGGAGCACGCCCAGGAGCTCAGGGCGACCCGCGCCCGCGGCGGGCAGGCCGACGACGAGCCAGCCGTTCTGGCGAAGATCGCCGAATTCCCCGAGCCGGACCGGTCGATGGCCGAGCGGCTGCACGCCCTCATCAGGGCCACCGCGCCGGCGCTCACCTCACGGCTCTGGTACGGCATGCCGGCCTATGCCAAGGACGGCAAGGTGCTGTGCTTCTTCCAGAACGCGAGCAAGTTCAAGACGCGGTACGCCACGCTTGGCTTCAGCGACCAGGCCCAGCTGGATGCCGGCGGCATGTGGCCGACGACCTATGCGCTGCTGCGGTTGGACGCCGAGGAGGAGAAGAAGATCAAGGCCCTCCTCAAGAAGGCCGTGAGCTGAGCTGACGGAAGGCTGGACGTCGAGTGTGACGTAGTTGTCGTTCCCACGGCCTTGACCACCGCAAGAACGTCACGCTCGGCGAGATGGGCCGTGGACCCCTCGGCCTCCTTCGTCGAGTCGATGCGGCGTCGGTACCCGAGCATGGACGTACGTCTCGGCACCGCCGAGGACCTCGACGTCGGAGACCGAAGCTTCGATGCCGTGCTTCGCGTGCCTGGTCGTCCACTTCATGTCCGATCCCGTGGCCGGGCTGGTCAGCATGGCGCGGGCGGCAGGCCCCGACGGCGTCGTCGGGGCCTGCGTCTGGGACCAGGCCGGTGGGCGAGGGCCGCTCGGTCCGTTCTGGCAAGGCGTACGCGAGGTGGACTCGCACGCCGTCGACGAGTCGCAGATGCCGGGTGTCGCCGAGGGTGACCTCGCCGGGCTGTTCGAGGCTGCCGGCCTGCGCGACGTCAGAGGCGGCAGCCTGGAGGTCTCGGTCGCGCACAGCGGCTTCGACGACTGGTGGGAGCCGTTCACCTTGGGCGTGGGGCCGGCCGGCAGCTACGTCGCGTCGTTGGACGGGCCGTCCCGCGACCGCGTGGAGGCGACCCTGCGGCGCCGGCTGCCCGACGGGCCCTTCGTGACCCGAGCCCTGGCCTGGACGGCGTACGGCCGCTCGTCGCGTGGATGACCGGCTGTCGGGGTCCGTTCGGCGTCGCCGATGTGCGTTCGCGATCTTGGTTGCACGTTCCGGCTGGGGCGGGGACACTCGCCTCGTGCGGACCGGCCTCACCATCGAGGACCTGGGCGGCCTTCTCGACGAGCCATTGCTGGCAATCCTCGCCACCTTGCGCGAGGACGGCAGCGTGCTGCTCTCCCCCGTCTGGTACGAGTGGCGAGACGGCGGCTTCAACATGTGGGTCGAGAAGAGCAACCTGAAGGCGCGCCACCTCCGGCGTGACCCGCGCGCGACGATCGTGGTGGCCGAGCCGACGCCGCCCCTTCGGGGAGTCGAGCTCCGCGGCACGGTTCGTTTCGACGGCGAGGACGTCAGCGAGACGGCCACGCGGATCGCGTCCCGCTACGAAGACCCGCTCGAGGCCGCCGGAGACGTGGAGGCGCTTCGCGGACAAGACGTCATCCTCCGCCTCGAGCCCGGCCACCTCCGGGTCTGGGACTTCGCCGACGAACTGGGCTAGGGCGGGCTCTGGCCGTCCTGATCTCCTCGATCAGACGAGCGGGTCGTCCAAGATCTCCCGGAGCTCCTGCGGGCAGCGGCAGGCGGCGGCGAACCGGGCGGACCACTCCAGCGCTTCCTCGCGTGAGGGCACGTCGACGATGGCGAACCCGCCGATGACCGCCTTGGTCTCCGGGTAGGGCCCGTCGGTGACTACGCCGTCGGTGTCCACGATGCTCGCCCGCTGGCTCTCCAAGCCCCCGCCGAAGATCCACACCCCAGCCTCCTGAGCTGCCCGCACCACCGCGTGGGCGGCCTCGCCGACCGCAGCAAAGTCCTCCTC contains the following coding sequences:
- a CDS encoding DUF1801 domain-containing protein — translated: MPTKKTAGTSSTKSADSFTAEERAAMREHAQELRATRARGGQADDEPAVLAKIAEFPEPDRSMAERLHALIRATAPALTSRLWYGMPAYAKDGKVLCFFQNASKFKTRYATLGFSDQAQLDAGGMWPTTYALLRLDAEEEKKIKALLKKAVS
- a CDS encoding TIGR03618 family F420-dependent PPOX class oxidoreductase; translation: MRTGLTIEDLGGLLDEPLLAILATLREDGSVLLSPVWYEWRDGGFNMWVEKSNLKARHLRRDPRATIVVAEPTPPLRGVELRGTVRFDGEDVSETATRIASRYEDPLEAAGDVEALRGQDVILRLEPGHLRVWDFADELG
- a CDS encoding YciI family protein is translated as MTRYLISFDDGAMTFPEEDFAAVGEAAHAVVRAAQEAGVWIFGGGLESQRASIVDTDGVVTDGPYPETKAVIGGFAIVDVPSREEALEWSARFAAACRCPQELREILDDPLV